A region from the Canis aureus isolate CA01 chromosome 8, VMU_Caureus_v.1.0, whole genome shotgun sequence genome encodes:
- the ORAI2 gene encoding protein orai-2, with amino-acid sequence MSAELNVPVDPSTPACSEPGHKGMDYRDWVRRSYLELVTSNHHSVQALSWRKLYLSRAKLKASSRTSALLSGFAMVAMVEVQLETQYQYPRPLLIAFSACTTVLVAVHLFALLISTCILPNVEAVSNIHNLNSISESPHERMHPYIELAWGFSTVLGILLFLAEVVLLCWIKFLPVDARRQPGPPPGPGGHTGWQAALVSTIIMVPVGLIFVVFTIHFYRSLVRHKTERHNREIEELHKLKVQLDGHERSLQVV; translated from the exons ATGAGCGCCGAGCTCAACGTGCCTGTGGACCCCTCCACTCCTGCCTGCTCTGAACCGGGCCACAAGGGCATGGATTACCGAGACTGGGTGCGCCGCAGCTACCTGGAACTGGTCACTTCCAACCACCACTCTGTGCAGGCCCTGTCCTGGAGGAAACTTTACCTGAGCAGAGCCAAGCTGAAAGCCTCCAGCCggacctctgccctcctctcagGCTTCGCCATG GTGGCCATGGTGGAGGTGCAGCTGGAGACGCAGTACCAGTACCCCAGGCCGCTGCTCATCGCCTTCAGCGCCTGCACCACGGTGCTGGTGGCCGTGCACCTCTTTGCCCTGCTCATCAGCACCTGCATCCTGCCCAACGTAGAGGCCGTGAGCAACATCCACAACCTCAACTCCATCAGCGAGTCGCCGCACGAGCGCATGCACCCCTACATCGAGCTGGCCTGGGGCTTCTCCACCGTGCTGGGCATCCTGCTCTTCCTGGCCGAGGTGGTGCTGCTCTGCTGGATCAAGTTCCTTCCCGTAGATGCGCGCCGCCAGCCCGGCCCCCCACCTGGCCCCGGTGGCCACACAGGCTGGCAAGCTGCCCTCGTGTCCACCATCATCATGGTGCCCGTGGGCCTCATCTTTGTGGTCTTCACCATCCACTTCTACCGCTCCCTGGTGCGCCACAAGACTGAGCGGCACAACCGTGAGATCGAAGAGCTGCACAAACTCAAGGTGCAGCTGGACGGGCATGAGCGCAGCCTGCAGGTCGTGTGA